AAATACATTAAATCACTAATATTTACATGGAAACAGACCcattatttaagcaatagaggacgttttgcgtgtttccatagcctcatctaaacactcggggggagttgggagaattcgagacagttatgcaaacctgagacgcagtcgagggtttgcataaccgTAATAAgatgatattttttttcctgcGGCCAGGTCATTTACGCGAATATTTCCTCGCATTTTCCATTTGTATCTGTATTTGCTATGAAGTTGTGATCCAGGATTTGAATTGAAGATGCCGCTCaattatttttccttatttaagcAATTCAGTATTATTTCGATCTATTGCCGTTTGTGTAGCCTAATTTCAATTGGATCAAGACCCTGAGTCTTTTCGAATACTTCCGTTGGCGTTTTAGGAAATCCACCTCTCCAAAGGGCATAGTTATTcgagcaaattttaaaattggATAGAAAATTTCTTTATAAGTGTTACATATATAGTTAACGGTCCTTTCTATTTGCAAATACATAGACCCCGGGAGAGAAAAATGTCACTTCTTTTTCACGCTGAGAGACTCGCCTACCGACTTCATCAATGTCAACTGCTGGGGAGGTGAAAGTTACATCGATAGCCTTTCCAAGTCCATCAGGATAAACGATATTGGTAAGCAAAAACTTCAACCCGATAAAAACTATCATGCAGCCATCCATCAAATTTTATATCGAAATACGATGAAAACAAGTTAACCTCTTCCACTATTTTGAGTAAATATGCCGACGACGCATTTGTTTCCttcctttgtattttttttttcaacagttgAAGTAAGAAATCCGCAAATacaaaacaagcaaaacaatgaaCCCGAACAAAAGTGGCGGCCATGGACACCAAGGTACAAGCAAGTGGAGAAATCATGCATCATAGAACTGACGTGTATTCTTTATGTCACATTCATGGAAATTTACTGTAGACAACTTTATTCCACTTTGGAAGATCGTTTACATACAACAGTTGCTTCCCAGGGCAACAGCCGTTTTATTGCGTGAAATAAGGCTAACGTAACCGAATCAGTTTTCAATACATCAGTTCATGAATCTCACAGCTAGGTAGTCTTTCTCCAAACATTTCTTGGAGAGAGATTCAAATCTTTGTAGCATCACCAGGAAATTAAAATGTAACACCTGACATTTCAATCTTGTGggtacattttctttttcaaaacgaaaatgTACGGCCAGTTCCCCTTTCCGGTTCTAAGATTGCCTTTTACTTAACTTGCACAACTTTTACATTGACTACTTTCAGACTAGTTTGatgatgttattttttttaatctacAGCCCCTTTCAGTTACATGTTAGTGAGACGCATTCTTCGGCGAGCTTGTTCAGTGGTTGGGACACAACTGAGTTTGACAATATTTCACACATACCCATAAAGACCAGCAATGATTTCTATACCTTGGGAGACATCATAGCCAATGATCAAAGCCTGAACGGAGAGCACGTCAACATTCAAGCCGTAGTCAAAAGTGTAAGTAAAATCAGTGCACACCTTGGGGATGGTCATAAGCTAGATACAGATGGATATTCTTTTGTAAGCAGAAGAATGATTTCACAAATTTCACTCGACAAACGGTGGAGGTTATCAAACGAAAATCAGTTTTTCAAGGATGCGTCttgttgaaagaaattaaaattgttgggCTCTAGGTAAATGCCACACTGAAGCCTTTTATCATGAGAGATATTTCGAATTTACCAAAGCAAAGTCATTCATTTGTCTTTGATCGTCTCAGAACGGGTGTCTACTTGGCAAATCATGTTTATCCATCACTGACTTGGACAATTGACCATATTCACCTCTTTCGTAGGTTGGGCAGACAAAGGATATCATAACTAAAACAGGAAGACATGTCAAGAGATGTGAAGTGTTGCTCTTTGATGAAACATGTCTTTCTTTCCCACTTGTCATGTAAGTATTGCCGGAATAACACAAGGGTTGCTATGtaagaatgattttttttaaaaaaagtctgGTTTTATCTTAGGTGGGACGAGGACACAATTGAACTTGCTCAAACCTGGATGCCTAAAGACATAAGTAAGAACGTATTACAAGACTGAAGTAGACCCCATCATATTTAACCACGAACGGTACTTTGAATGTTGAAGTTAAGATCGTGTGTGAGGGTTCCTAGAGCTATGGTCGGCTGAACATTGTTCACATTGAAGCCGGACCCGGTACCAGTAACCATGCCAGCACGGAAGGAGATGAGAAACGGCTACACTTTTTTAATTGAAGGGGCATTTCCTTTGTTCTTGCCGTCTTCAGAATCGGTGCTGGAAAATATCTTCCAGTAACGGTTAAATTGTTGAAAGTTTTCTCGGGGAGGATTCTCCAAGACCTCTCAGTTTACTTGGAATCGAGTGCATTCGTGGCACCTGCCCAAttacacacatacatgtatatgcctCCAATTTTTGCAAAGGGGTGAAACCTCACTGATGAGAATATTAGGTCGGCTCTTAACCACTGTGACGGTACACCCGTTAAAGAAACGTTTCCCTTCACATCTAGATATATCAAccaaaatggcaaaaattgTTTACGCTTTTAATCTTAGTTTGAGAGAAAAATACTGTCTCACTGAAGCGTCCTTTTCGCAGTTCTCTTTATTGCAGATGTAAAGGTGACATTTGACGACTTTAAAAAGCGCATGATTGCTACTTGTGATTACAAAACAATCATTACTGCCAATCCAGGTAGGTTTAACTGTGGTGATCTGCTTTTATTTAAGGTGATTTGATTTTTGATTCCCCAAGCAACAGAGCAAATGTGCTCTCCTATAGATAGACTTGATCACTAACTTAGATTACACTCTTAACTAACATTAGAAAAATATTTCTTAACTCCAATTTCACCAGAAATTATAACATTTCTGTTGGTCGTTACAGTAGCAAATAAAAGTTACACGATTTTGTTTAACTGCCTCATATCGCAggaaaaatatatacatttattcaGTCTCTATACCGTTAAATTTATTCTATTACTTGCATACCGACACTGCTTATTCAGATACCATGGAAGCTAGATACCTTTACAACTACGCCCAATCACTGGAACTTTTAGATGACGACCCACTTACCAATCCCGAGTCATCGACAGAGGGACTTGACCGTAAGTATAGGATATTACAATGAGAATTAAGGGTAGATGACGACCTCATTTAGTGGGTTATTCAGGGCCTCAAGTTTCGAGGTGTTACACAGTTTAACTTTTCCAAGCTTTGCTTTTGAAAGGTAGAGCGTGAATTAGGCGCGAATTAGGCGCGATTGATCTAGCTAATTGTAAAGACATGAAGGGTCATGAAGGGATTGAGGCGCTTTTTTGCACGAAGCACGAACAGGAGCCCATGGGCTTCTGACACGAACTCCGAAAAACAACGGACGAATCGGCGGCAGAAGGAAGACCGCAAGTGACTGTATATTTGACCTAAGATGACGTCAGATAAATGTTTGGAGAAATCAATTTCCAGAACATTAGGACCGCTTTTAACCAAGCAAAGCATAGAATTGAtctttgcacttatctggacaatttaattaagcaattgTAGCGTAAGTAGCTTATACTTGTGAAAACGAGTGTCGACATAAGCATCcaaatcaaccacggcatccaccattttgttcaaatgctcagacgaggggaatctggaacgagtgcttttttattggccagacgtagcaattCACTTGAcgtaagcacaaggaaaagttatgcttgcgtcaacccggTTTTCACGGTCAGTGAAATTATTAAGGGCTCTTATGCTTCCCTTGTGCTTGCGTCCCAAGTGAAAACCAAGCTTTACACTTCCTGTTGGGAGCCGGTCAATTTGTTGAGCTGATGTGTTCCCGTGttcagtcctttcacgggaacacatgagcccaacaaatcgaagcaacatgaaattttcaggtgtctccGGCTAAGAGACAATGACAGAGGGACAGGCACAATTTCCTCATTAACCTGCACTTGaaatacaaatatatatttc
The genomic region above belongs to Montipora capricornis isolate CH-2021 chromosome 8, ASM3666992v2, whole genome shotgun sequence and contains:
- the LOC138059859 gene encoding meiosis-specific with OB domain-containing protein-like, whose protein sequence is MTFNGFGTQTTWPDGTGFSAGTGETFGGRTTIGELCHGMNNCTLVGLIIAKQAVHSFPDRKNPGREKCHFFFTLRDSPTDFINVNCWGGESYIDSLSKSIRINDIVEVRNPQIQNKQNNEPEQKWRPWTPSPFQLHVSETHSSASLFSGWDTTEFDNISHIPIKTSNDFYTLGDIIANDQSLNGEHVNIQAVVKSVGQTKDIITKTGRHVKRCEVLLFDETCLSFPLVMWDEDTIELAQTWMPKDIILFIADVKVTFDDFKKRMIATCDYKTIITANPDTMEARYLYNYAQSLELLDDDPLTNPESSTEGLDLINIKDIYSMQQLKQLMTDLDANNQQFPTLGILYAFVTSFDIDRENKPMIASRCAVCNQRVALLDEVCSNPECVTSVNPGSSSSIKTQYEFGISLSDHTGTIENCRLSEKCAENMCGCKATDFVHWSVPQMTELKVQFLLEKCKVFFKVTTSNRSSNAPKKWIRVLSCTLADPKEAAESVSSLH